The following proteins come from a genomic window of Populus nigra chromosome 6, ddPopNigr1.1, whole genome shotgun sequence:
- the LOC133695618 gene encoding elongation factor 1-alpha: MGKEKTHINIVVIGHVDSGKSTTTGHLIYKLGGIDKRVIERFEKEAAEMNKRSFKYAWVLDKLKAERERGITIDIALWKFETTRYYCTVIDAPGHRDFIKNMITGTSQADCAVLIIDSTTGGFEAGISKDGQTREHALLAFTLGVKQMICCCNKMDATTPKYSKARYDEIVKEVSSYLKKVGYNPDKIPFVPISGFEGDNMIERSTNLDWYKGPTLLEALDQIQEPKRPSDKPLRLPLQDVYKIGGIGTVPVGRVETGVIKPGMVVTFGPTGLSTEVKSVEMHHEALQEALPGDNVGFNVKNVAVKDLKRGFVASNSKDDPAREAANFTSQVIIMNHPGQIGNGYAPVLDCHTCHIAVKFAEILTKIDRRSGKELEKEPKFLKNGDAGMIKMIPTKPMVVETFSAYPPLGRFAVRDMRQTVAVGVIKNVEKKDPSGAKVTKSAAKKGAK, from the exons ATGGGTAAAGAGAAGACTCACATCAACATCGTGGTTATTGGCCATGTTGACTCTGGAAAGTCGACCACCACTGGCCACTTGATTTATAAGCTTGGAGGTATTGACAAGCGTGTCATCGAGAGGTTCGAGAAGGAAGCTGCTGAGATGAACAAGAGGTCATTCAAGTATGCCTGGGTGCTCGACAAGCTCAAGGCTGAGCGCGAGCGTGGAATTACCATTGATATTGCCTTGTGGAAGTTTGAGACCACCAGGTACTACTGCACTGTCATTGATGCCCCCGGACATCGTGACTTTATTAAGAACATGATTACTGGAACTTCCCAGGCTGACTGTGCTGTGCTTATCATTGATTCCACTACTGGTGGTTTCGAAGCTGGTATCTCTAAGGATGGCCAGACCCGTGAGCACGCTCTTCTTGCTTTTACCCTCGGTGTGAAGCAAATGATATGCTGTTGTAACaag ATGGACGCCACCACTCCAAAATACTCCAAGGCAAGGTATGATGAAATTGTCAAGGAAGTGTCATCCTACTTGAAGAAGGTCGGTTACAACCCTGACAAGATTCCCTTTGTCCCAATCTCTGGATTTGAGGGTGACAACATGATTGAGAGGTCCACCAACCTTGACTGGTACAAGGGCCCAACACTCCTGGAAGCCCTCGACCAGATCCAGGAGCCCAAGAGGCCCTCAGACAAGCCCCTCCGTCTCCCACTTCAGGACGTGTACAAGATTGGTGGTATTGGAACTGTCCCAGTGGGTCGTGTTGAAACTGGTGTCATCAAGCCTGGCATGGTTGTCACATTCGGTCCAACTGGACTGAGTACTGAAGTCAAGTCTGTTGAGATGCACCACGAGGCTCTCCAAGAGGCTCTTCCTGGTGACAATGTCGGGTTCAATGTTAAGAATGTAGCTGTTAAGGATCTGAAGCGTGGTTTTGTGGCCTCAAACTCTAAGGACGATCCTGCCAGGGAAGCTGCCAACTTCACCTCCCAAGTTATCATCATGAACCATCCCGGACAGATCGGAAACGGTTACGCTCCAGTCCTTGACTGCCACACCTGTCACATTGCTGTGAAGTTTGCTGAGATCCTCACCAAGATTGACAGGCGTTCTGGTAAGGAACTGGAGAAGGAGCCCAAGTTCCTGAAGAACGGTGATGCTGGTATGATCAAGATGATTCCCACCAAGCCCATGGTGGTGGAGACTTTCTCAGCGTATCCTCCACTTGGTCGTTTTGCTGTGAGGGATATGCGCCAGACCGTTGCTGTGGGAGTTATCAAGAACGTGGAGAAGAAGGATCCCTCTGGTGCCAAGGTAACCAAATCTGCTGCCAAGAAGGGTGCAAAGTGA